In Aegilops tauschii subsp. strangulata cultivar AL8/78 chromosome 3, Aet v6.0, whole genome shotgun sequence, one genomic interval encodes:
- the LOC109757017 gene encoding xyloglucan galactosyltransferase KATAMARI1 homolog, producing the protein MPHSTSTAPTPMKPFSRSLQRDLDAAVDDDDGKQHFADDGDGKQNTERGLRRPSRLFYLALLYTVFWALVFYHHFSTSSQQSGKAAVAAPTVLQLKPSAFFSQSRFFRLDPCAGRYVYMYDLPPRFNVDLVRQCGRVPISSHVCKDVSHDGFGPPIPGGGEGGSLPERGAYDTDQFMLSIIFHARMRRYECLTADPAAADVVYIPFYAGLDAAMHLSNQDLAVRDALSRDLMDWVARRPEWRAMGGRDHLLVSGRGTWDFLRSPDSTGWGNTLMTYDLAIRNATFLSTEASPRHGNDFALPFPSHFHPTSDAQVTGWQDRMRRRDRAWLWCFAGWPRAQGIGMGPERAEIIEQCGNSSRCSMLGKLNHYVPMRLLGSAEFCMQPRGDGYTRKSTFDAILAGCIPVFFHPVSAYLQYTWHLPRDYRSYSVFIPHGEVVARNVSIEEVLRKIPSGRVAQMRERVIQLIPTVMYRHPAAKEVTFKDAFDVALERVLHRVAKRRRAVADGREYVDSVDGRDSWKYDLMLEDGQNKIGPHEFDQYVYMNATKD; encoded by the coding sequence ATGCCGCACAGCACAAGCACGGCACCAACACCTATGAAGCCCTTCTCCCGGAGCCTCCAGAGGGACCTGGACGCCGCAGTCGACGACGATGACGGCAAGCAGCACTTCGCCGACGACGGCGATGGCAAGCAGAACACCGAGAGAGGCCTCCGGCGGCCGTCCCGGCTCTTCTACCTCGCGCTCCTCTACACCGTCTTCTGGGCCCTGGTATTCTACCACCACTTCTCCACCAGCTCGCAACAATCCGGCAAAGCGGCGGTGGCAGCACCCACCGTGCTCCAGCTCAAGCCGTCGGCGTTCTTCTCGCAGTCTCGCTTCTTCCGCCTGGACCCGTGCGCCGGCCGGTACGTGTACATGTACGACCTGCCGCCGCGGTTCAACGTCGACCTCGTCCGCCAGTGCGGCCGGGTCCCAATCTCCTCCCACGTGTGCAAGGACGTGTCCCACGACGGGTTCGGCCCGCCCAtcccgggcggcggcgagggcgggtCGCTGCCGGAGCGGGGCGCCTACGACACCGACCAGTTCATGCTGAGCATCATCTTCCACGCCCGGATGCGGCGGTACGAGTGCCTCAcggccgaccccgccgccgccgacgtggTGTACATCCCGTTCTACGCCGGCCTGGACGCGGCGATGCACCTGAGCAACCAAGACCTCGCGGTGCGGGACGCCCTGTCTCGGGACCTGATGGACTGGGTGGCGCGGCGGCCAGAGTGGCGCGCCATGGGCGGGCGCGACCACTTGCTCGTCTCCGGGCGGGGTACATGGGACTTCCTCCGCAGCCCGGACTCAACCGGCTGGGGTAACACGCTCATGACCTACGACCTGGCCATCCGCAACGCCACGTTCCTCAGCACTGAGGCTAGCCCGCGGCACGGCAACGACTTCGCTCTGCCGTTCCCGTCGCACTTCCATCCCACTTCCGACGCCCAAGTCACCGGCTGGCAGGACCGCATGCGCCGGCGGGACCGCGCGTGGCTCTGGTGCTTCGCCGGCTGGCCCCGTGCCCAGGGCATCGGTATGGGGCCTGAGCGCGCCGAGATCATCGAGCAGTGCGGCAACTCCAGCCGCTGCTCTATGCTTGGCAAGTTGAACCACTACGTGCCCATGCGGCTGCTCGGGAGCGCCGAGTTCTGCATGCAGCCGCGCGGCGACGGCTACACGCGCAAGTCCACCTTCGACGCCATCCTCGCCGGCTGCATCCCGGTCTTCTTCCACCCGGTGTCCGCCTACCTCCAGTACACCTGGCACCTGCCCAGGGACTACCGGAGCTACTCCGTCTTCATCCCTCACGGCGAAGTCGTCGCCCGGAACGTCAGCATCGAGGAGGTACTGCGTAAGATACCGTCAGGGAGGGTGGCGCAGATGCGGGAGCGGGTCATCCAGCTTATACCCACCGTGATGTACCGGCACCCGGCGGCCAAGGAGGTTACGTTCAAAGACGCGTTCGACGTCGCCCTTGAGCGTGTCCTCCACCGGGTGGCCAAGCGCCGGCGTGCCGTGGCCGACGGACGGGAGTACGTGGACAGCGTCGACGGACGTGATAGCTGGAAGTACGACCTGATGCTAGAAGATGGGCAGAACAAGATAGGTCCGCACGAGTTTGATCAATATGTTTACATGAACGCAACCAAAGATTAA
- the LOC109757018 gene encoding xyloglucan galactosyltransferase KATAMARI1 homolog — protein sequence MPHRTSTAATPMKPFSRSLQWDLDAAVDDDDGKQHFADDGDGKQNTERGLRRPSRLFYLALLYTVFWALVFYHHFSTSVQQSGGAAVAAPTALQLKPSAFFSASRFFRRDPCTGRYVYMYDLPPRFNADLVRQCGRVSASSDVCKDVSHDGFGPPITGGGEEGSLPERGAYDTDQFMLSIIFHVRMRRYECLTADPAAAAVVYIPFYAGLDAAMHLGNKDLAVRDALSRDLMDWLARRPEWRAMGGRDHFLVSGRGTWDFLRSPDSTGWGNTLMTYDLAIRNATFLNTEASARHGNDFAVPFPSHFHPSSDAEITGWQDRMRRLDRAWLWCFAGWPRPRGNGMGPERAELIEQCRNSSRCSLLGKLNHYVPGHAMQLLESAQFCMQPRGDGYTRKSTFDSILSGCIPVFFHPVSAYLQYTWHLPRDYRSYSVFIPHRDVVDRNVSIEEVLRKIPPEKVARMRERVIQLIPTVMYRHPAAKGVTFKDAFDVALDRVVDRVAKRRRAAAEGREYVDSVDGADSWKYDLLEDGQTKVGPHEFDQYL from the coding sequence ATGCCACACCGCACAAGCACGGCAGCAACACCGATGAAGCCCTTCTCGCGTAGCCTCCAGTGGGACCTGGACGCCGCAGTCGACGACGATGACGGCAAGCAGCACTTCGCCGACGACGGCGATGGCAAGCAGAACACCGAGAGAGGCCTCCGGCGGCCGTCCCGGCTCTTCTACCTCGCGCTCCTCTACACCGTCTTCTGGGCCCTGGTATTCTACCACCACTTCTCCACGAGCGTGCAACAATcaggcggcgcggcggtggcAGCGCCCACCGCGCTCCAGCTCAAGCCGTCGGCGTTCTTCTCGGCGTCTCGCTTCTTCCGCCGGGACCCGTGCACCGGCCGGTACGTGTACATGTACGACCTGCCGCCGCGGTTCAACGCCGACCTCGTCCGCCAGTGCGGCCGGGTCTCGGCCTCCTCCGACGTGTGTAAGGACGTGTCCCACGACGGGTTCGGCCCGCCCATCacgggcggcggcgaggaagggtCGCTGCCGGAGCGGGGCGCCTACGACACCGACCAGTTCATGCTGAGCATCATCTTCCACGTCCGGATGCGGCGGTACGAGTGCCTCAcggccgaccccgccgccgccgccgtggtgTACATCCCGTTTTACGCCGGCCTGGACGCGGCGATGCACCTGGGTAACAAAGATCTGGCGGTGCGGGACGCCCTGTCTCGGGACCTGATGGACTGGCTGGCGCGGCGGCCAGAGTGGCGCGCCATGGGCGGACGCGACCACTTCCTCGTCTCCGGGCGGGGAACATGGGACTTCCTCCGCAGTCCGGACTCAACCGGCTGGGGTAACACGCTCATGACCTACGACCTGGCCATCCGCAACGCCACGTTCCTCAACACCGAGGCCAGCGCGCGGCACGGCAACGACTTCGCCGTGCCGTTCCCGTCGCACTTCCACCCCTCCTCCGACGCCGAGATCACCGGCTGGCAGGACCGCATGCGCCGGCTGGACCGCGCCTGGCTCTGGTGCTTCGCCGGCTGGCCCCGTCCCCGTGGCAACGGCATGGGGCCCGAGCGCGCCGAGCTCATCGAGCAGTGCCGAAACTCCAGCCGCTGCTCTCTGCTCGGCAAGCTCAACCACTACGTGCCCGGCCACGCCATGCAGCTGCTCGAGAGCGCCCAGTTCTGCATGCAGCCGCGCGGCGACGGGTACACGCGCAAGTCCACCTTCGACTCCATCCTCTCCGGCTGCATCCCGGTCTTCTTCCACCCCGTCTCCGCCTACCTTCAGTACACCTGGCACCTGCCCAGGGACTACCGGAGCTACTCCGTGTTCATCCCTCACCGCGACGTGGTCGACCGGAACGTCAGCATCGAGGAGGTGCTGCGTAAGATACCGCCGGAGAAGGTGGCGCGGATGCGGGAGCGGGTCATCCAGCTTATACCCACTGTGATGTACCGGCACCCGGCGGCCAAGGGGGTTACGTTCAAAGACGCGTTCGACGTCGCCCTTGACCGTGTCGTCGACCGGGTGGCCAAGCGCCGGCGCGCGGCGGCCGAGGGACGGGAGTACGTGGACAGCGTCGACGGAGCTGATAGCTGGAAGTACGACTTGCTAGAGGATGGGCAGACCAAGGTAGGTCCCCATGAGTTTGATCAATATCTGTAA
- the LOC109757015 gene encoding xyloglucan galactosyltransferase KATAMARI1 homolog: protein MKPFSRSLQRDLDAAAEYDDDGKQYSAVDGSGKQNPERGARRPSRLFYLALLYVVFWALVFYHHFSTSMQQSVSAAVAAPAVLQLKPSAFFSVPRIFRRDPCAGRYVYMYDLPPRFNADLVRECRRISGSTDVCKDVANDGFGPPIKGGGEAGSLPESGAYDTDQYMLGLIFHARMRRHECLTADPAAAAVVYVPFYAGLDSAMHLGSKDLAARDALSRDVVDWLAQRPEWRAMGGRDHLLVSGRGTWDFIVNPDAVGWGNALMTFPAILNATFLTTEASPWHGNDFAVPFPSHFHPSSDAEVTGWQDRVYEMDRSFLWGFAGGARDGSQRTVRAQIMEQCGRSSRCALLGVPAPGHYAPGRAMRLLESAEFCVQPRGDGYTRKSTFDTILAGCIPVFFHPVSAYLQYIWHLPRDHRSYSVFIPHGDVVERNASIEEVLSRIPPAKVAQMREQVIRLIPTVLYRHPAAKGVTFKDAFDVALERVIDRVAKRRRAAAEGREYVDSIDGKFSWKYDLAQDREKMLAPHEFDPYINT from the coding sequence ATGAAGCCCTTCTCGCGGAGCCTCCAGCGAGATCTGGACGCCGCGGCCGAATACGACGACGATGGCAAGCAGTACTCCGCCGTCGACGGCAGCGGCAAGCAGAACCCCGAGAGGGGCGCACGGCGGCCGTCCCGGCTCTTCTACCTCGCGCTCCTCTACGTCGTCTTCTGGGCGCTGGTGTTCTACCACCACTTCTCCACCAGCATGCAACAGTCGGTCAGCGCGGCGGTGGCAGCGCCCGCCGTGCTCCAGCTCAAGCCGTCGGCCTTCTTCTCGGTGCCCCGCATCTTCCGCCGCGACCCGTGCGCCGGCCGGTACGTGTACATGTACGACCTGCCGCCTCGGTTCAACGCCGACCTCGTCCGCGAGTGCCGCCGGATCTCGGGCTCCACCGACGTGTGCAAGGACGTGGCCAACGACGGGTTCGGCCCGCCCATCAAGGGCGGCGGCGAGGCCGGGTCGCTGCCGGAGAGCGGGGCCTACGACACCGACCAGTACATGCTCGGCCTGATCTTCCACGCCCGGATGCGGCGGCACGAGTGTCTCAcggccgaccccgccgccgccgccgtggtgTACGTCCCGTTCTACGCCGGTCTCGACTCGGCGATGCACCTGGGGAGCAAAGACCTCGCGGCGCGGGACGCCCTGTCGCGGGACGTGGTGGACTGGCTGGCGCAGCGGCCAGAGTGGCGCGCCATGGGCGGGCGCGACCACTTGCTGGTGTCCGGGCGGGGCACGTGGGACTTCATCGTCAACCCCGACGCCGTCGGCTGGGGCAACGCGCTCATGACCTTCCCGGCCATCCTCAACGCCACGTTCCTCACCACCGAGGCCAGCCCGTGGCACGGCAACGACTTCGCCGTGCCGTTCCCGTCGCACTTCCACCCGTCGTCCGACGCCGAGGTCACCGGCTGGCAGGACCGCGTGTACGAGATGGACCGCTCGTTTCTCTGGGGCTTCGCCGGCGGGGCCCGCGACGGCAGCCAGCGCACGGTGCGCGCCCAGATCATGGAGCAGTGCGGCAGGTCGAGCCGGTGCGCGCTGCTCGGCGTGCCGGCGCCGGGGCACTACGCGCCGGGCCGCGCCATGCGGCTGCTGGAGAGCGCCGAGTTCTGCGTGCAGCCGCGCGGCGACGGGTACACGCGCAAGTCCACCTTCGACACCATCCTCGCCGGCTGCATCCCGGTCTTCTTCCACCCCGTCTCCGCCTACCTCCAGTACATATGGCACCTGCCGAGAGACCACCGGAGCTACTCCGTCTTCATCCCGCACGGCGACGTGGTCGAGCGGAACGCCAGCATCGAGGAGGTGCTGAGCAGGATACCGCCGGCGAAGGTGGCGCAGATGCGGGAGCAGGTCATCCGGCTCATCCCCACCGTGCTGTACCGGCACCCGGCGGCCAAGGGCGTGACGTTCAAGGACGCGTTCGACGTCGCTCTCGAGCGCGTCATCGACCGTGTGGCGAAGCGCCGgcgcgccgccgccgagggaCGGGAGTACGTGGACAGCATCGACGGGAAATTTAGCTGGAAGTACGACCTGGCACAGGATAGGGAGAAAATGTTGGCTCCGCACGAGTTTGATCCATACATCAACACGTAA